A single region of the Lineus longissimus chromosome 14, tnLinLong1.2, whole genome shotgun sequence genome encodes:
- the LOC135498682 gene encoding uncharacterized protein LOC135498682, translated as MVARTHKVMYITDKFPMSAQNGMKLFRIISLPLPINHTSTHATQLLDLPEFLAISSTNSHYSLLNHGDFLSCSSLTIQCPNGNKTHEGCSLWLLNVSYRCSVSSKSHYLPPRLQSCTVALSDTPVTTSYPVNLALLRNFFSEALTSDIFGNTTFPSPISVEVPPFKIFKSNFSSFLVQDRQSDLSFRKMAESAKRREVIFQNLAEPVIDGQIAISVFLYKKFGNQVNATHLVMELTNGIQSIMIKIVQLPVCAGNLQILYPTEIHDIDITGRFFPKLGY; from the exons ATGGTCGCTAGGACTCATAAGGTGATGTACATTACAGACAAGTTTCCGATGTCAGCTCAGAATGGTATGAAACTGTTCCGTATTATATCTCTTCCCTTGCCGATTAACCACACATCAACTCATGCAACACAGCTACTTGATTTGCCTGAATTCTTAGCTATCAGTTCAACCAATAGTCACTATTCCTTACTCAATCATGGAGATTTCCTGTCGTGTAGT TCTCTGACTATCCAATGTCCAAATGGAAACAAAACTCATGAAGGTTGTTCATTGTGGCTTCTAAATGTGTCATATCGTTGTTCGGTGTCATCCAAGTCTCATTATTTGCCCCCTCGCTTGCAAAGCTGCACGGTGGCATTATCTGATACACCGGTTACAACGTCATACCCAGTAAATTTGGCACTATTGCGAAACTTCTTTTCTGAGGCACTAACGTCGGACATCTTTGGAAATACTACCTTTCCCTCTCCCATTTCGGTTGAAGTGCCTCCCttcaagatattcaagtcaAACTTCTCGTCTTTCCTGGTTCAAGATCGACAGAGCGATCTGAGTTTTCGAAAAATGGCAGAAAGTGCTAAAAGACGCGAAGTCATCTTTCAGAACTTGGCAGAGCCTGTCATTGATGGCCAAATTGCTATTTCTG TGTTCTTGTACAAGAAGTTCGGGAATCAGGTCAATGCAACCCATCTAGTCATGGAACTCACAAATGGAATTCAATCGATAATGATTAAGATAGTGCAACTACCAGTTTGCGCAGGTAATCTACAGATTCTCTACCCAACAGAAATCCATGACATTGACATCACGGGACGTTTCTTCCCTAAACTGGGTTATTAA